A single window of Ictalurus furcatus strain D&B chromosome 3, Billie_1.0, whole genome shotgun sequence DNA harbors:
- the rhd gene encoding rh blood group, D antigen isoform X2: MTSKQCHLIKLYFQDIHVMVFLGFGFLATFLVRYAFSSSAFGVLVAAMAVQWATILNGFLWSYRSDWKIRIQLKSLVDAELCAASTLVAMGAVQGKTNPVQLLIFALIEVTGFVVNQWIIKTVFQTEMRTQWLYSIVLINVFGAFFGMMTSRLLFHSEMQTKHEKEKVSRTTGLFAMFGTLFLWMFWPSFNSAQEWKTSVICSTYLSLAVSAVTAMAVSALSSSKGKINLVHVQSSMLAGGIAVSAVVTSTHDPWVAMTIGLCATLLSSLGFRYLKDHLLIAFDCHDTVGVLIVHAVPGILGWFAELILRVTKLNYTTAVTFAVHHICIMLITVCVSLIMGVITGLVLKWSFWKPQQYNKYYDDQAYWEFPHLRVHK, encoded by the exons ATGACTTCGAAGCAGTGTCATCTAATCAAATTAT ATTTCCAAGATATCCATGTTATGGTGTTTCTGGGTTTCGGCTTCTTGGCTACGTTCCTGGTGCGCTATGCGTTCAGCAGCTCGGCATTCGGCGTGCTGGTTGCTGCCATGGCCGTGCAGTGGGCCACCATCCTAAACGGCTTCCTGTGGTCTTACCGTTCTGACTGGAAGATCCGAATCCAGTTAAAAAG TTTGGTAGATGCTGAGCTGTGTGCGGCTTCGACTCTCGTGGCTATGGGCGCCGTCCAAGGAAAAACCAACCCGGTCCAACTTCTGATATTCGCTCTGATAGAGGTCACAGGGTTTGTGGTAAACCAGTGGATCATAAAAACAGTGTTCCAG ACAGAGATGCGGACACAGTGGCTGTACAGCATCGTGCTGATCAACGTCTTCGGCGCTTTCTTTGGCATGATGACATCGCGCTTGCTTTTCCATAGCGAGATGCAGACAAAGCATGAGAAAGAGAAGGTCAGCAGGACGACGGGCCTCTTTGCAATGTTTG GGACTTTGTTCCTCTGGATGTTCTGGCCCAGTTTTAACTCAGCACAGGAGTGGAAAACCAGTGTGATATGTAGCACGTATCTGTCTCTGGCTGTCAGCGCCGTCACAGCAATGGCCGTCTCCGCGCTCTCCAGCTCTAAAGGCAAGATCAACTTG GTGCACGTTCAGAGCTCCATGCTGGCCGGTGGCATCGCAGTCAGCGCTGTCGTCACCTCGACTCACGATCCCTGGGTCGCCATGACGATCGGCTTGTGTGCTACCCTTTTGTCAAGTCTGGGATTTCGATATTTGAAG GACCATTTGCTAATCGCTTTTGATTGCCACGATACTGTCGGTGTCCTGATTGTTCATGCAGTGCCAGGAATTCTGGGATGGTTTGCTGAACTCATCTTGCGAGTGACCAAGCTCAACTACACCAC TGCTGTCACGTTTGCGGTGCATCACATCTGTATTATGCTCATCACAGTCTGCGTGAGTCTGATTATGGGTGTTATCACAG GATTGGTTTTGAAATGGAGCTTCTGGAAACCTCAGCAGTATAATAAGTACTATGATGACCAGGCCTACTGGGAG TTCCCACATCTGCGGGTGCACAAGTGA
- the tmem50a gene encoding transmembrane protein 50A isoform X1 — MRTTEPLREKKELSVVDYRAITTSKMSGFLDGIRCGECECNIDWAEKRNTIASIAAGVLFFTGWWIIIDAAIMYPKEEQFHHAYHTCGVIATIAFLMINAVSNGQVRGDSYSDGCIGQTGARVWLFIGFMLAFGSLIASMWILFGGFVVPAKEAVYPGIAVFFQNAFIFFGGLVFKFGRTEDLWQ; from the exons atgcgcactacTGAGCCTCTGCgcgaaaaaaaagaattgtcgGTTGTGGACTACAGGGCGATAACAACATC aaagaTGTCAGGATTCCTGGATGGTATCAGATGTGGGGAATGTGAATGCAATATCGACTGggcagaaaaaagaaacaccatTGCCTCGATAGCAGCTGGAGTATTG TTCTTCACAGGATGGTGGATCATAATCGACGCAGCAATAATGTACCCCAAAGAGGAGCAGTTTCACCACGCGTACCATACCTGTGGAGTCATCGCGACTATCGCGTTCCTCAT GATCAACGCGGTGTCAAACGGCCAGGTGAGAGGTGACAGCTACAGCGATGGCTGCATAGGACAGACAG GTGCGAGAGTGTGGCTCTTCATTGGCTTCATGCTGGCCTTTGGTTCTCTCATTGCTTCCATGTGGATTCTGTTTGGAGGTTTTGTTGTGCCTG CGAAGGAAGCGGTGTATCCTGGGATTGCAGTTTTCTTCCAGAACGCCTTCATCTTCTTTGG gGGTCTGGTGTTCAAGTTTGGACGCACAGAGGACCTGTGGCAGTGA
- the mgst3b gene encoding microsomal glutathione S-transferase 3b: MEILDILPANFGYVILTYFYSWVMLTYLGVNVGRARKKYDVKYPTMYSDKDDVFNCIQRAHQNTLEVYPQWLVFQTIAALVYPTAAAVLGVIWVTSRFSYAWGYYTGNPAKRMNGVYGYIGLFGVIILSLSVALQLLGVI, from the exons ATGGAGATTTTAGACATCCTCCCTGCCAACTTCGGCTACGTGATTCTGACTTACTTCTACAGCTGGGTCATGTTGACTTACCTCGGCGTTAACGTCGGACGTGCACGGAAGAAGTACGACGTGAAg TACCCCACTATGTACAGCGATAAGGACGACGTGTTTAACTGCATCCAGAGAGCTCATCAGAACACATTGGAGGTTTATCCACAGTGGCTGGTTTTCCAGACCATTGCTGCGCTAGTGTATCCC ACGGCGGCCGCTGTTCTGGGAGTTATCTGGGTGACCAGCAGGTTCTCCTACGCCTGGGGTTACTACACTGGCA acCCAGCCAAGAGGATGAACGGGGTGTACGGCTACATCGGCCTTTTCGGAGTGATCATCCTGTCCCTGTCTGTTGCTCTGCAACTGCTTGGCGTTATTTAA
- the rhd gene encoding rh blood group, D antigen isoform X1, whose protein sequence is MAPKYAPSLRARLPPVALFLQITFIVIFAFCVEIEDYVKKEKEIYSYANFQDIHVMVFLGFGFLATFLVRYAFSSSAFGVLVAAMAVQWATILNGFLWSYRSDWKIRIQLKSLVDAELCAASTLVAMGAVQGKTNPVQLLIFALIEVTGFVVNQWIIKTVFQTEMRTQWLYSIVLINVFGAFFGMMTSRLLFHSEMQTKHEKEKVSRTTGLFAMFGTLFLWMFWPSFNSAQEWKTSVICSTYLSLAVSAVTAMAVSALSSSKGKINLVHVQSSMLAGGIAVSAVVTSTHDPWVAMTIGLCATLLSSLGFRYLKDHLLIAFDCHDTVGVLIVHAVPGILGWFAELILRVTKLNYTTAVTFAVHHICIMLITVCVSLIMGVITGLVLKWSFWKPQQYNKYYDDQAYWEFPHLRVHK, encoded by the exons ATGGCTCCAAAATATGCTCCCAGTCTTCGAGCCCGGCTTCCACCTGTGGCTCTTTTTCTGCAAATCacctttattgtcatttttgccTTTTGTGTGGAAATAGAGGACTAtgtgaagaaggaaaaagaaatttATTCATATGCAA ATTTCCAAGATATCCATGTTATGGTGTTTCTGGGTTTCGGCTTCTTGGCTACGTTCCTGGTGCGCTATGCGTTCAGCAGCTCGGCATTCGGCGTGCTGGTTGCTGCCATGGCCGTGCAGTGGGCCACCATCCTAAACGGCTTCCTGTGGTCTTACCGTTCTGACTGGAAGATCCGAATCCAGTTAAAAAG TTTGGTAGATGCTGAGCTGTGTGCGGCTTCGACTCTCGTGGCTATGGGCGCCGTCCAAGGAAAAACCAACCCGGTCCAACTTCTGATATTCGCTCTGATAGAGGTCACAGGGTTTGTGGTAAACCAGTGGATCATAAAAACAGTGTTCCAG ACAGAGATGCGGACACAGTGGCTGTACAGCATCGTGCTGATCAACGTCTTCGGCGCTTTCTTTGGCATGATGACATCGCGCTTGCTTTTCCATAGCGAGATGCAGACAAAGCATGAGAAAGAGAAGGTCAGCAGGACGACGGGCCTCTTTGCAATGTTTG GGACTTTGTTCCTCTGGATGTTCTGGCCCAGTTTTAACTCAGCACAGGAGTGGAAAACCAGTGTGATATGTAGCACGTATCTGTCTCTGGCTGTCAGCGCCGTCACAGCAATGGCCGTCTCCGCGCTCTCCAGCTCTAAAGGCAAGATCAACTTG GTGCACGTTCAGAGCTCCATGCTGGCCGGTGGCATCGCAGTCAGCGCTGTCGTCACCTCGACTCACGATCCCTGGGTCGCCATGACGATCGGCTTGTGTGCTACCCTTTTGTCAAGTCTGGGATTTCGATATTTGAAG GACCATTTGCTAATCGCTTTTGATTGCCACGATACTGTCGGTGTCCTGATTGTTCATGCAGTGCCAGGAATTCTGGGATGGTTTGCTGAACTCATCTTGCGAGTGACCAAGCTCAACTACACCAC TGCTGTCACGTTTGCGGTGCATCACATCTGTATTATGCTCATCACAGTCTGCGTGAGTCTGATTATGGGTGTTATCACAG GATTGGTTTTGAAATGGAGCTTCTGGAAACCTCAGCAGTATAATAAGTACTATGATGACCAGGCCTACTGGGAG TTCCCACATCTGCGGGTGCACAAGTGA
- the tmem50a gene encoding transmembrane protein 50A isoform X2, with protein sequence MSGFLDGIRCGECECNIDWAEKRNTIASIAAGVLFFTGWWIIIDAAIMYPKEEQFHHAYHTCGVIATIAFLMINAVSNGQVRGDSYSDGCIGQTGARVWLFIGFMLAFGSLIASMWILFGGFVVPAKEAVYPGIAVFFQNAFIFFGGLVFKFGRTEDLWQ encoded by the exons aTGTCAGGATTCCTGGATGGTATCAGATGTGGGGAATGTGAATGCAATATCGACTGggcagaaaaaagaaacaccatTGCCTCGATAGCAGCTGGAGTATTG TTCTTCACAGGATGGTGGATCATAATCGACGCAGCAATAATGTACCCCAAAGAGGAGCAGTTTCACCACGCGTACCATACCTGTGGAGTCATCGCGACTATCGCGTTCCTCAT GATCAACGCGGTGTCAAACGGCCAGGTGAGAGGTGACAGCTACAGCGATGGCTGCATAGGACAGACAG GTGCGAGAGTGTGGCTCTTCATTGGCTTCATGCTGGCCTTTGGTTCTCTCATTGCTTCCATGTGGATTCTGTTTGGAGGTTTTGTTGTGCCTG CGAAGGAAGCGGTGTATCCTGGGATTGCAGTTTTCTTCCAGAACGCCTTCATCTTCTTTGG gGGTCTGGTGTTCAAGTTTGGACGCACAGAGGACCTGTGGCAGTGA
- the eif2ak2 gene encoding interferon-induced, double-stranded RNA-activated protein kinase, whose amino-acid sequence MDAGQTNYVGLLNERAQKKGWTVRFDLVQTVGPDHIKTFTMRVVMNDRSYPEGVGRNKKEAKQNAAKNAFRVLENDEPVNTETILNSSASVLPVTQANFICWLNEYSHKERLPFKPKETTKMSQGSNIQMCRYVCNYVCGDKEFPEATGNSKKEAKEAAAKLVYELLTEQEKEQVIDENGNGEETTDIQNLGTGLKRSSPVDTENTTADKNFIGLLNDYCQKSKQVVDFKIVERRGPAHDPQFVYKFIISGKEYPEACGKTAKEAKQKAAQLAWSELHDSDFSSQVSSPSSMSESADGVSSSQKISKNDSKSESIVFKSTSSVPEPQPLDVKPKRQLAAVFQNSPVNNKKQSNINSPEMAKPSTKSTTISKQQPTKSRFLEEFNRESITRIGKGGFGRVFKARRELEDKNFAVKIVKYDEKARREVNALSRLVHPNIVRYHTSWTEETEYRDDASETCSTSSSGSGSDFLYIQMEFCEGETLREWIEERNNHPKKYPERRQEAAEIIKQVLKAVKYVHLKKLFHRDLKPANIMFGHNKGDVKVVDFGLVTKEEENDDGNLLERTKRAGTRSYMSPEQRQDNRDYCKKVDIYAVGLIYFELLWCFATQSEKQKQWDDIRSKKFPEEFSKRFDFEHKLIEQMLCENPDGRPEASDLLTELEQHYATTASTEHNAYKENRTY is encoded by the exons ATGGACGCCGGGCAAACAAATTATGTTGGTTTGCTTAATGAACgtgcacaaaaaaaaggctggaCTGTGCGTTTTGATCTAGTGCAGACTGTTGGACCAGATCACATTAAAAC GTTCACTATGAGGGTAGTGATGAATGATAGGAGCTATCCTGAAGGAGTTGGACGAAACAAGAAAGAAGCCAAGCAAAATGCTGCAAAGAATGCCTTCAGAGTTTTGGAAAATGATGAACCGGTTAATACA gagaCAATTTTGAACTCTTCTGCCAGTGTCTTACCTGTTACTCAAGCTAACTTCATCTGCTGGTTGAATGAATACTCTCATAAGGAAAGACTACCTTTCAAACCTAAGGAAACCACCAAGATGAGTCAAGGCTCTAACATCCA AATGTGCCGTTATGTTTGTAATTATGTCTGTGGGGATAAAGAATTCCCTGAAGCTACTGGCAACAGCAAGAAAGAGGCCAAGGAGGCAGCAGCAAAACTTGTTTATGAGCTTCTTACAGAACAGGAAAAAGAGCAA GTCATTGATGAAAACGGCAACGGGGAAGAAACTACTGATATCCAAAACCTCGG CACCGGTCTAAAGCGGAGCTCACCTGTAGATACTGAGAACACAACAGCAGACAAGAATTTCATAGGGCTCCTTAATGATTACTGCCAAAAATCTAAACAAGTAGTCGATTTCAAAATCGTGGAGCGAAGAGGGCCTGCACATGATCCTCA ATTTGTATACAAGTTCATTATAAGTGGCAAAGAATATCCTGAAGCATGTGGAAAGACTGCGAAAGAGGCAAAACAAAAAGCAGCTCAGCTAGCCTGGAGTGAACTTCATGACTCTGATTTCAGCAGTCAG gtttcATCACCATCCTCAATGAG CGAGTCAGCAGACGGTGTCAGCTCGTCGCAGAAGATTTCTAAAAATGATAGTAAATCTGAGTCTATTGTCTTCAAAAGCACATCTTCT gtACCAGAACCACAACCGTTAGATGTTAAACCAAAAAGACA ACTAGCTGCAGTCTTTCAGAATTCACCAGTAAACAATAAAAAG CAATCCAATATTAATTCACCCGAAATGGCAAAACCCTCAACAAAGAGTACCACAATCTCCAAACAACAGCCAACAAAATCAAG ATTTTTAGAAGAGTTCAATAGAGAGTCAATAACTCGAATTGGAAAAGGAGGTTTTGGTCGTGTTTTCAAGGCCAGACGAGAGCTTGAAGATAAAAACTTTGCTGTCAAGATAGTAAAGTATGATGA GAAAGCTCGCAGAGAGGTCAACGCTTTGTCTCGTCTTGTCCATCCTAACATAGTGCGTTACCACACGTCGTGGACTGAAGAGACTGAGTACAGAGATGACGCATCAGAAACTTGCAGCACTTCATC CTCTGGCAGTGGATCAGACTTCCTCTACATTCAGATGGAATTCTGTGAGGGAGAAACTCTGCGTGAGTGGATTGAGGAAAGGAACAATCACCCTAAAAAATACCCAGAACGGAGGCAGGAAGCAGCAGAGATAATAAAGCAGGTCTTGAAGGCAGTGAAGTACGTCCATTTAAAGAAGCTCTTCCACAGGGACCTGAAG CCAGCAAACATAATGTTTGGGCATAATAAAGGAGACGTGAAGGTGGTAGATTTTGGACTTGTTACCAAAGAAGAGGAAAATGATGATGGAAATCTACTGGAACGCACTAAGAGAGCCGGGACTCGTTCTTATATGAGCCCGGAACAG AGACAAGACAACAGAGACTATTGCAAAAAGGTGGATATTTATGCTGTGGGCCTTATTTACTTTGAGTTGCTTTGGTGCTTTGCAACACAGAGCGAAAAACAAAAG CAATGGGATGATATACGAAGTAagaaatttccagaagaatTCTCCAAAAGGTTTGATTTTGAA caCAAGCTAATTGAACAAATGCTGTGTGAAAATCCTGACGGAAGACCAGAAGCCAGCGATCTGCTCACAGAGCTGGAGCAGCACTATGCCACCACGGCCTCTACAGAACACAATGCATACAAAGAAAACAGAACATACTGA